Proteins from one Methanobacterium aggregans genomic window:
- a CDS encoding DUF5518 domain-containing protein yields the protein MVSVGVVVEGFILAIIFTVVLAILGVGSVLGLSVALFGFLIAGIIVGYISYGNIFDGTINGALMGVAGAIILWLLSLFKGQIAAFSAQLSMYLPLNSPQEIIIIIVVGAIGGAVGSLILRFNRRNRRYDEDRRDEVDRRD from the coding sequence ATGGTAAGTGTTGGTGTTGTGGTTGAAGGTTTTATTCTGGCAATTATATTTACTGTAGTTTTAGCAATTCTGGGTGTTGGATCAGTTCTGGGATTGTCGGTTGCCCTGTTTGGTTTTCTAATTGCAGGTATAATAGTTGGTTACATCTCGTATGGGAACATTTTTGATGGAACGATTAATGGAGCGCTTATGGGTGTTGCCGGTGCAATAATCTTGTGGCTACTAAGCTTATTCAAAGGTCAAATTGCTGCATTTTCTGCCCAATTATCAATGTATCTTCCATTAAACTCACCGCAAGAAATAATAATCATAATAGTTGTGGGCGCAATAGGTGGTGCAGTTGGCTCACTAATACTAAGATTCAATCGAAGAAACCGAAGATACGATGAAGATCGAAGAGATGAGGTAGATAGAAGGGACTGA
- a CDS encoding LEA domain-containing protein, with product MSEKTGEMKGKAKEMKGEIKGKTKEMEGEIKGKAKEAEGKIKGKIKKL from the coding sequence ATGAGTGAAAAAACAGGTGAAATGAAGGGGAAAGCCAAGGAAATGAAAGGAGAAATTAAAGGGAAAACTAAAGAGATGGAAGGAGAAATTAAAGGGAAGGCTAAAGAAGCTGAAGGGAAAATAAAAGGTAAAATTAAGAAATTATGA
- a CDS encoding Hsp20/alpha crystallin family protein: MVDKIETNDNLIIKIDLPGVTKEDIDIGIAGETIDIMVKFEEESEEEDINYIQKERSYGESKRTLKLPSEIKVKEASANFKDSVLTIKLPKIEKKLHKIDIN, encoded by the coding sequence ATGGTCGATAAAATTGAAACCAATGATAACTTAATAATAAAAATAGACCTTCCTGGTGTTACAAAGGAAGATATTGATATTGGAATTGCTGGTGAAACCATAGACATCATGGTAAAGTTCGAAGAGGAAAGTGAAGAGGAAGACATCAATTACATCCAAAAAGAGAGAAGTTACGGCGAAAGTAAAAGAACACTTAAACTTCCATCAGAAATAAAGGTTAAAGAAGCATCAGCTAACTTCAAAGACTCTGTCTTAACCATTAAACTACCTAAAATAGAGAAAAAATTACATAAAATTGATATTAACTAA
- a CDS encoding B12-binding domain-containing radical SAM protein, whose protein sequence is MNKEIDVMLINPYDENALKNALGFIAPPINLMYLASSLEKESYSVKIVDDDLLQKGYKHVSEMAEKLNPQVVAVTATTSTINSGLKYLEMVKNILPNSLTVIGGPHTTFMPFETLKDSEALDVVVLGEGEETMVDIAAQSSHESIPDLENVRGIVFRDPNTGSLKSTPDRPLIKDLDSLPFPARHLVPFKSYGVSKEQTGGIITSRGCVYSCNYCSSSLIMGKKFRWRSPDNVVDEIEELIDNYQIRDIGFMDDTFMLNKRRANDIANEIKARGMDLRFVASSRVDRVDSELLQNLKNSGMQTIYFGVESGSQRILDLMKKSITLQNAENAVKIAKDAGLEVLTSFILGYPGETEDDMNKTIDFSTKLDSDYCQYSILTPFPGTPIYNELREKNLIDDDDWDEYTVLKPVLKYDEMGLNKKMVERKLATAYLKYYARPKYLLNHRHMFKVMFKTVIRSFILPKLMGGTGKGWYQNLDNNTSSK, encoded by the coding sequence ATGAATAAAGAAATTGATGTGATGCTCATAAACCCTTACGATGAGAATGCATTGAAAAATGCGCTTGGTTTCATAGCCCCTCCTATAAATCTGATGTACCTGGCATCATCACTGGAGAAAGAATCTTACTCTGTTAAAATAGTAGATGATGATCTCCTACAAAAAGGTTACAAACATGTGTCTGAAATGGCAGAAAAGCTCAATCCACAAGTAGTAGCTGTTACCGCCACCACATCCACCATAAACAGCGGACTTAAATACTTGGAAATGGTTAAAAATATCCTCCCTAATTCTTTAACAGTAATAGGTGGTCCACATACTACTTTCATGCCTTTTGAAACTTTAAAAGATTCTGAAGCCCTTGATGTGGTAGTTCTGGGTGAGGGGGAGGAGACCATGGTTGACATAGCAGCCCAATCCTCCCATGAAAGTATTCCGGATCTGGAAAATGTTAGGGGAATTGTTTTCAGGGATCCAAACACTGGAAGTTTGAAATCTACACCTGATAGGCCTTTAATAAAGGACCTTGACTCATTACCTTTCCCAGCCAGACATCTTGTTCCCTTTAAATCCTACGGTGTCTCCAAAGAACAAACTGGTGGAATAATAACCAGCAGGGGTTGTGTGTATTCCTGTAACTACTGTTCATCCTCACTCATCATGGGCAAAAAGTTCCGATGGCGCAGTCCAGACAACGTGGTGGACGAAATAGAGGAATTAATAGATAACTACCAGATAAGAGACATAGGCTTCATGGATGACACATTCATGCTCAATAAAAGAAGGGCAAATGATATTGCCAATGAAATCAAAGCCAGAGGTATGGATTTGAGATTCGTGGCATCATCCAGGGTTGACAGGGTAGACTCAGAGTTACTTCAAAATCTCAAAAATTCAGGAATGCAAACAATATATTTCGGTGTTGAATCCGGGTCGCAACGTATCTTAGACTTAATGAAAAAAAGCATAACTCTTCAAAACGCTGAAAATGCTGTTAAAATTGCAAAAGATGCAGGTTTAGAAGTTTTAACCTCTTTCATTCTGGGATATCCTGGAGAAACCGAAGATGATATGAATAAAACCATTGATTTCTCAACTAAACTTGATTCAGACTACTGCCAGTATTCTATTCTTACACCATTTCCAGGAACACCCATCTACAATGAACTCAGGGAAAAAAATTTAATAGATGATGATGACTGGGATGAATACACAGTACTAAAACCAGTTTTGAAATATGATGAAATGGGTTTAAACAAGAAGATGGTGGAAAGAAAACTGGCCACAGCCTATTTGAAATACTATGCAAGGCCAAAATATCTCCTGAACCATAGGCACATGTTTAAAGTCATGTTTAAGACAGTCATTCGGAGTTTTATACTCCCAAAACTCATGGGGGGCACGGGTAAAGGATGGTACCAAAACCTGGACAACAACACATCATCAAAGTAG
- a CDS encoding tetratricopeptide repeat protein, with the protein MTSKVSDYIEMANKKFEENEPAEAVEFLEKALELEPDNVTAIFLKGTGLIELQEDERALKCFDKVLELDPSYIDVYYNKGLALLYLDDLEEAERSIDKFLEFEPENINAIILKALIMASLGKKTLALNYFDDALEMDSNSFLALKNKGIILFELEKYEDAIKSLNLALEVEPEDEDILLYLGLSSASLNNFDKAMEFYNKALDINERNTSVIYYKTCALADMGKEEEAINCLTDILGVEPEFTSALTLKAEIYLGLERPEDALECYSEVTKIDPEDPEAWLGMGNILEDFEEKEDSIKAYEKFIEVVEKYKLSDWDLEVQRVREYLKGAKP; encoded by the coding sequence ATGACTTCAAAAGTATCAGATTACATTGAAATGGCAAATAAGAAATTCGAGGAAAATGAACCTGCAGAAGCAGTAGAATTCCTTGAAAAGGCATTGGAATTGGAACCAGATAATGTTACAGCAATTTTCCTGAAGGGAACTGGACTGATAGAACTCCAGGAAGATGAAAGGGCATTGAAATGTTTTGACAAGGTTTTGGAACTGGATCCAAGTTATATTGATGTTTACTACAACAAGGGTCTGGCATTACTGTACCTGGATGATCTTGAAGAAGCAGAAAGATCTATAGACAAATTTTTAGAATTTGAACCAGAAAACATCAATGCAATAATCTTAAAAGCTTTGATAATGGCTTCTCTGGGTAAAAAGACTCTGGCCTTGAATTACTTCGATGATGCACTTGAGATGGATTCAAACTCCTTTTTGGCCCTGAAAAATAAGGGAATAATCTTATTCGAGCTTGAAAAGTATGAAGATGCCATAAAATCTTTGAATCTTGCTTTAGAAGTAGAACCTGAAGATGAAGACATACTGCTGTACCTGGGACTGTCCTCAGCATCTTTGAACAACTTTGATAAAGCAATGGAGTTTTACAACAAGGCACTGGATATAAATGAACGTAACACATCTGTAATATACTACAAGACATGTGCCCTGGCAGATATGGGTAAAGAAGAGGAAGCAATTAACTGCTTAACTGATATTTTAGGGGTTGAGCCAGAGTTCACAAGTGCACTCACACTGAAGGCTGAAATCTACCTGGGCCTTGAAAGGCCAGAAGATGCTCTGGAGTGCTACAGTGAAGTAACCAAAATAGATCCAGAGGACCCTGAGGCATGGCTGGGTATGGGTAATATTCTAGAGGATTTTGAGGAAAAAGAGGATTCCATTAAAGCCTACGAGAAATTCATTGAGGTTGTTGAAAAGTATAAGCTTTCTGATTGGGATCTTGAAGTTCAAAGGGTCCGTGAGTACCTTAAGGGTGCAAAACCATAA